DNA from Microbacterium sp. BK668:
AGACGGGGTTGCCGCGCGTGGAGTGCGTCACGCCGAGGATCACGATGACGAAGAGGGCCGTGAACAGGACCTCCACCACGATCGCGCCGAGGATCCCGAAGCCTCCGGGCGAGGCATCCCCGAAGCCGTTGCTGGCGAAGCCGCTGTCCTGGGCGTTCGTCAGCCAGTTGTCGGGGTTGGACAGGCCGATCAGCACGATGACGGTCGTCGCGACGAGACCGCCGATGACCTGGGCGATGATGTAGCCGAGCACGTCGCGCCACGGGAAGCGGCCCGCGGCGGCGAGGCCGAGCGTCACGGCGGGGTTGAAGTGGCCGCCCGAGATGGGGCCGAAGGCATAGGCGCCGGCCACGACGGTGAGCCCGACGGCGAGCGAGACGCCGAGGAATCCCACGCCGAGCGAGGTGCCGTTGTCGCTCGCGCCGAAGTTCGCGGCGAACAGGGCCGTGCCGATGACGCCGAGCACGAGGAGGAAGGTGCCGAACCCCTCGGCCGTGAGGGTCGCGGCGGTCGACGGCGCGACCGGCGTGTGCGTCAGCGGTGTCGGCGGGACGGGCTCGTCCGGCCGCGGGTCGGCGGCACCGGGAGTGTGGTCGATGGGGGTCGGATCGACCGGCTTTTCCGGGCGCGGATCGCTCATGAGGTCTCCTTAGCATTGCGGCGGCGGAACGGCCGCCCGCTGGGAGCATAGGGCATGTTCAGCGGACTCCCAGGGAAGCGGTGCGGGGTGCCGTCACACGGCGGAACGCACGGCCCGCCGCGGTTCTCAGAGCCGGCCCGCCGCCTTCAGCGCGAGGTACCGGTCGGCGATCCGGGGCGGCAGGCCGTCGGGGTCGTCGGCGATCGCCTCCGCACCCGCGCGGGCGATCGCGCCGGCGACGGATGCCGCGTCCCGCTCGGTGCGCGCCGCTGCCGCCTCCCGGTAGACGTCTGCGGCGTCCGGCCGCGGTTCGCCGGGAAGCGGCTCGGTCGTGACCGTCCCGACGAGCACGTGCGTGCGCTGGGCGAGGGCGGGAAGGGAGCCCAGGAAGCCGCGGGCGGCATCGGGCGCGTCCTGCGCCGTGAGGAGCACGACGAGAGCGGGGCGCGAGGTGAGCGCGCG
Protein-coding regions in this window:
- the aqpZ gene encoding aquaporin Z, which encodes MSDPRPEKPVDPTPIDHTPGAADPRPDEPVPPTPLTHTPVAPSTAATLTAEGFGTFLLVLGVIGTALFAANFGASDNGTSLGVGFLGVSLAVGLTVVAGAYAFGPISGGHFNPAVTLGLAAAGRFPWRDVLGYIIAQVIGGLVATTVIVLIGLSNPDNWLTNAQDSGFASNGFGDASPGGFGILGAIVVEVLFTALFVIVILGVTHSTRGNPVFAGLVIGLTLTLIHLATIPIDNTSVNPARSIATAVYGGPTALAQLWVFIVFPILGGLIAGFAYRALFDGTKRT